The region AGGAATATCTTCTGTATCCCCAGAAATGTAAATTCTTGTATCTGATTGAGATAGGAGGTAGCCATTACCTCTTCCTTTTGCATGAAATTTTAAAGCTTCATCACGTAAATTATACATAGGTATGGCTTCTATCTTTATATCTTCGTAAGTGGTCGTTTCTCCATTTTTAATAATAAGAGTTTGCTTTTTTAAGTCAGGAGTTAATTTATCTGCTACAGCTTGTGGAGCAATAATAGTAGTAGCTTGTTGTGTTACAGCTTCTAACGTTTCAATATTTAAGTGATCTCCATGGATATCTGTAATTAGAATAAGATTAGGTGTATCTTGTCCTTTAAATGCTTCTGCACCACCTACAGGATCAAAATATATCACGATGTTTTTCATTTTCATAATAAAGGTTGCATGTGAAATAGGTGTAATTTTTGTGTTTTGTTTAATTAGGGTTGTATCTAATTTTGGAACAAGATATCCTTTATAAGAAGTATTAAAACTATAAGTAGTTATAGATGATAATAAAACTGCAATAAAAAATATTTTTTTCATAATAAGAGTGTGTTTTAAATTTATAAAAATGCAAATTACTTTGTGTGAGCATTCATAAAATTAATAATAAATGTAGTAATAAA is a window of Formosa sediminum DNA encoding:
- a CDS encoding MBL fold metallo-hydrolase, with product MKKIFFIAVLLSSITTYSFNTSYKGYLVPKLDTTLIKQNTKITPISHATFIMKMKNIVIYFDPVGGAEAFKGQDTPNLILITDIHGDHLNIETLEAVTQQATTIIAPQAVADKLTPDLKKQTLIIKNGETTTYEDIKIEAIPMYNLRDEALKFHAKGRGNGYLLSQSDTRIYISGDTEDIPEMRNLKNIDLAFVCMNLPYTMPVKNAADAVLDFKPKEVIPYHYRGTDGLSDINYFKSLIEAKNKTIKVTLLDWYSKN